In Rhopalosiphum padi isolate XX-2018 chromosome 3, ASM2088224v1, whole genome shotgun sequence, the genomic stretch CGTAGACGTAGATGAAGAGAGCGAGGAACCAGATGAAATCGATGACCTTGATCTGACATCTACATCAACTTATAACATTTCTTCACCTCCATCAACTTCATTTACgacacaaacaaaaaataaaagaacaaaaaaacAAGACACCAGCCGTAATTTCGAGCAACAGTTGATCGATCTCGAAACAAGAAAACTAGCTGCATTAACCGAACCAACTGCAGCTCCAGATGATGAagatatgcatttttttaaatcaattcttccatattttaaaaatatgagccCCATTCAGAAATTACGTATTAgtaatgaaatacaaaatattttgatacgtGAAAGTTTACCTCCACAGCAATACTTAGGCTCAGCAAATACTCATAACCAACATTATATTCTTCCATCAGTTTCTACGGTACATCCGACATACAGTTCCATGCCATCATCTTCACAAAATTTCCAGTATTCAGACGACACACAttccaatatttaaaattaaaatgtttccaCTCATTATTcattcgttattttttataatttgttattttaaaagttaaaaggagtttttttattttatcactttaacgttaatattataatatactaaaaggTATACAATACagaaatcttattattttattaaattatctaacattatacattttattctgatatattatgttattgttaatatataaaaactattaattttaatttgttattgattaaaataatatgcttacCTTAAAGTAATAAGTAGACTCTCTTCTACAGAAATTGGTACTTTAAAGTTAGTTGTTATATGATAACATTCATGTTCAATTGCCTCTTTTATATAGTCAAAAGTACTTCTAGTCATTCGTGTATAAGAACGGAATAAATTATCATCAGCACGTAACTGTGTATACAAATGATGAAACTCGCCAAATTCAAACCTATCTTTATATATTAAGTGtcagtggcggctcgtgggTTTTTAATGAAGTAGTGCAcatccaaaaaaaatataaccaatataatatatatatatatatatatatatatatatatatattataaattgtattaaataatattgtttacaaattttagttatttacaaattactttttcttttgcttatacctatttttacaagtgtcaagtacctataataatagtaaatacataataataataatagtaataatacattttcaagtaaAAAACTATGACAAAGtagatacaaattattatatttcaggtacatatttatatgttaaatcgATTCTCCTCTCTTTTTTTTCTGCAAATCTGTTTATTACTTCTTCGTTGAAGTTTGGAATGTTGTTGATCATCCGTTTTTCGATCGATAACATAGCTAGTGCTGTAAGTCGATCTTCTGTCATTGAAtttctcaaaaatgttttaatacgtTTCAATGTAGAAAACGACCTTTCGGCTTCAGCTGTAGTCATTGGAatagttgaaattatttttaaaagtttgtaGCTTTcagaaaatatatgtattaaattattttcaattataaatttcaataaatgaaCTGATGAATTGATATCACGGAAATCGGTTCTTTTGTAGAACAGTTGTAGTTCAGTTTTAAGTTTAGTAACATCCAAAAAAGGATATGcttcaattgttttattaaaatggtcACCTGGGAAGTTATTTTCGTACATAAGAAATTTGGTAGATAAAAATAGGTGCGAAGCATTTAAGTGGTTTTTATAATCAAACCGTTCTTTAACGTTGACAATAAAAATGTCACATACTTCTTTTGCAGCGATTTTTCTTGTTTCAATAGTATCATCATGTTTTCGTTTTTTCGTTGGATGATTTTGAGAAGTTTCAAAGATGTTATCAATATTCTGtctttcttttaatatattttcttcgaACCGAAAAATTGCCTTTGAAAGTTCTACAGGATCCATAGTTGGTTTTTGTagttgattatataaaatatcaacatgAGGCATTAAAGAATGAAACACTCTTaaccaaaatataaatctatcgTCAATTAACATCCGATGCAAAGCTCCAGCTTGATTAATTGGTATGGTTTGATTGAATGTTGATTCAATTTCTTTCATACATTCAATTAACGACTCAAGATTCTCATACACAGTATTTACTATTCGACTTTTAAAATTCCATCTAGTATTAGATGATCGAGGAACTCTgtgtttaacaattttatctAAAACCGTAACCCGCTGCGGActgttggaaaaaaaattggttatatCAGttaggtttgaaaaaaaaattcttatctcACGATTTTGTGAAGTtgcttgaattaaaattaaattaagctgATGAGCATAACAATGTATGAAATGTGCATTTTTATagctattgtttattattttttgtacaccATTGAGACGTCCACTCATCACGTTTGCGCCGTCGTAACTCTGACAAATCAACATATCTAGTGACTTTAGGACTTTttccaaattaaatattatacattcagaCAACGATTTCGCATCGTGTCCAGTAGGATTGAAAAATCCCCAAAATCTTTCTCCTGGTGTTCCATCCGAtagtaaatatctaaatattattgacaATTGAAACTGAGCAGATACGTCAGTTGTTTCGTCAGCCATTACAGAAATATATTCTgcttgttttatttcatttttaattctttgtTGACATACAGCTAAACAACATTCTAGTAAATCATTTTGGATTGATTTGGATAAACCTTTAAATACCGAAGAGTTCTCAATATGACATTTTAGTACCGAATCTAACTCTGAACTAAAGTTTATAAGACCTCGAAATACGCCGGGATTCTCTGAATTTGATTTTTCATCGTGACCTCGGAGTGCAAGCTCAAATGCTccacaaaatttaatacaatttatgattttattcaatatataacgattatgacttattttttcattgtattGTTTGATATTCAACCGATATGCACTAGAAAGTTGTTGTCTTATGTCTTGTTTccctaatagttttaaatttaattgagaaTTTATGTGTGTCATTGATTTTTCGTGTGTTTTGATTTTAGaagttaaatgaattaaatcgtttattccATTCTTTACCCAAGCGGCATCATTAGATTTTTGACCAAAAAGTAGACAGGGAAAACAATACAAACGATTTGTTTCTGAACAACCACAAATCCAGtcattagttttatatatatcatttttaaattgtcttacATAATCTCTCGTTTTACATttagtaatttgtttaatatttaaatctggaGTAGGCctacctttattttttatttccatcTTTTTCTCCAACGAGATTGATGAAAAATTACATTGCAGTATTAATTGCTGTACTgagttcattttaaaaattgaaaacaaatacacgagtaataatatattaatatacgttaATGTCGGTCGTCGATAATAAACAGAAACACGATGGTCACgattaataatgttttgaatttcCGATAATGATCGACTAGCTAATATTATCAGCTGAtaatcgaaataatataataaattaatgagagtaaaaataaactataataacataataatgccGATGACGACGCTCAGCGACGCGGCGACGTCGAAAATAATTcgctgaaaataatttaattggttATGTGCACACAAACAAATGTGCACACCAACTCCATTACAACGTGGGCTGCGTGTATCGACTTGCTTCAATTTTTACACTGTACAAATGTGCACAATGATTGTGTGCACAACTgcactactataataatacacgccGATACCGTTCCGTCGCGGACAGCCATTTAGCAGTCGAAATAACCCAAtccaaatattaaacataaatacataatattataatattattattttcataatactctgaatttatatttttatattttgaaaataattcttattacaTTACAGGTacttagttgtattattatgatttgttttcaatttttcttgaGTTTAGGTAGGTAGTGCACGTGCACTTGTGCACATACACACGAGCCGCCACTGTTAAGTGTACTGGATTACGTTTgcgttttttattcaaaaaaaatagtttaacagCCAAACTTTCTGATAGTAACATTTTACGTTGTTCGGTGGTTAACGGCATCTTTTCGACTGTACTGTAATTTTATAAGTTCACAACCTTTTGCACGTATGAATTAATCGACGTCAATTTTGCCAACAATACGTTGCGTTGCGTTGCGTGCGTTGCGTTGCGGCCGAACGTATAGCCGCAACGCACGGATTCAGTTAGGACGCGgcgttaagaggacgttatacccgcatgtgttgtttctgtcttattaatgtagatcatagcaaatttttgtgctgcagaacacattttgtgatgttagctttaatattagagttaatttacctattatcaaacttaaaggtaataatgttatccagggcatctcataggcttttattggtattttaatttttaagcgagttacgagcattttaaaattttaatattttacataaccataactcacttaaaaattaagatatcaataaaagcttatgagatgccctggataatattcttacctttaaatttgataataggtaaatttactctaatattaaagtttacatcacaaaatgtgttctgctgaacgaaaatttgctatgatattctacattagtaagacagagataaCACATGCGGGCAGGGCCGGCGGAAGGCACGTGCGACCTGTGCGATCGCACAGGGCGgcaatttttttagaattttaggggcggcattgtttataaataaaaatatgtatttttcacCACTACTCActgtaaatctaaaataaaaataatgctcattatattattttgactggAACTGTGTCATTGTATGTAGTACCTAAGTAAGAGCTATTAGTagataattaggtataatataatgtgcggGCAAGCCGCTAGCATTGTCGCTCGGCGTGTTTCGCGATTATCTAATATCTTTATGGTTTCCAATTAGTAAACATGAACCGAATCAAATCATGATAAAGATCCCCAAaatcgtatatacaataatcaaTACTCGTAATTTATTGTCAGCGATACAAACTAGTTTACTTATGACGATTGACAACTATCGAACTATACGTACCTAGTATAATGTCATTTGTTAACGAGTCGTAGTGTCAACGATTATAGAGTGCTGTGCATTGTGCATATTATTTAGTCGATCAACATTCAACATTCAACacgtcatattttaatattaataatttggtgagtattttttttattttaaataattgtaatattattaatattaagtaggtaatttatgtaaatacaatgaaaaattaagaaaaaagaaTACATCCCGATatctgattttaaattttgaatgtatttatatattcctAATATATTTAGGaagtgaatttttaattttcaaaattaaaaacctattagctatattattattttattatttgggtTGACTCTAGGAATTAGgatagtcaataataataattgtattgtttgttTGGGGTTTTGAAAAACtgtattattttcatacattgTGTTCTCATTTTATGTAATTCAACCGTATACATACgtcaacatatatttaaaaaaattttagtaaGTTAccctttttttaaaactattacattttttttttaaagaaatttgagATGATTTTTGTTAGAAAATGACAAGTGTCAATTTTCATGTTTCTcggcaaaaatattaaatacagacTCAAAGATCATTTATCCATGTTTTAGTGACAtgcttatttttaacaaattatattttttatttatgtagtaAAAAGTTAAGAAAGCGCCAATATGTCGGATGGTAGACAGCGACTTTCAGGTGCAGAATATAGGAAAAGAAAACGTGAAAAAGAAGCTGTAATTAAAAAACAGTCTAATTctatcaaaaaatttttaacgGGTTCTTCCTcttcattaaatatttcaaatgctGTAGTTGTACAACCTAGTGAAGTTGTTGACTCTTTCTCAGTTATAGATGCCACTGTACCTTCTGAAACTACAGTAGCCAAAAGTTCAACAGAAAATGTTATCAGTACAGACCCTGCGGAATGgcctttaattattaataacgacTTTAAAACATTGTTGGTTGAAAAAGGCCCTCCTGCTCCGTTAAATGCAAATTTTGTATTTCCTTCAGATGATCAAGGACGAAAATTCACACAATTTCATTACAAACGAAGTATGAGTAATGGAGAAAATGTCACAAGAACATGGCTTGTATACTCTATTTCCAATGacgtaatattttgtttttgctgTAAACTATTTGATAATTCAAACTCTAAGTTGGCTTTAGAAGGGTATAATGACTGGAGGCATTGTACACAAATGTTAAAAGGACATGAAACATCAAAAAATCATTTGACCGCATATAGTACATGGTTAGAATTGTCATTgaggttaaaaaaaacaaaaacaattgatGACGTAAACCAACGTATTTTAGAATCTGAGTGTAGGCATTGGAATGAAGTTTTACAACGTATCATGTCGGTAGTACAATTTCTCGGTCATCAAAATTTAGCTTTTCGTGGATCATCTGATCAGttattcaaacataataatggaaattttttaaaattaattgaacttATGGCTAAGTATGATTCTGTGATGGCTGAACATGTAAgaagaataattaatagtaaaaaaaatataagccatTATTTAGGAAAAGATATTCAAAATgagatgattaatttattagctCAGTCTATTAAGTCTCGCATAGTTACTATAGTTAGCGAAGcgaagtattatagtattatactagaTTGTACTCCTGATATAAGTCACTCGGAGCTcatgactattattattcgttttgtGTCAATTGAAGATTCAAAAGTTACCATACGTGAACATTTTCTTGGTTTTATTTCAGTTGAAAATAGTACTGGAGAAAATCTATGCGatgtacttttaaatatattacgtgAGCTGAATATACCTTTGAGTAATATGCGAGGACAAGGATATGACAATGGAGCCAATATGAAAGGTGTGCACTCCGGAGTCCAACGGCACATTCGAAATATTAATCCACGTGCATTTTTTGTTCCTTGTAGTGCGCATTCCTTAAATCTTGTTGTAAATGATGCCGCAAAATCTTCAAAAGAAGCTGTAGcgttttttgatataattcaaaaagtattcaactTTTTTTCTGCCTCAACTATTCGTTGGCAAATTCTTTTAAAACATGTTAAAGAACTAACACTCAAACCAGGGGGCGGCATTTTATTAACTGCACAGGGCGGCAAAATACTTAGCGCCGACCCtgcatgcgggtataacgtcctcttaggGTCGCGTCACACTATCGCGGTTCCGCCGCGCGGCAAGACCGCAAATTTTAaacctttatttatatatggaCTGCGACATACTATAGCGTTTCCGCCGCGTTTTACCAAAACTCGCCGCTTCAAATCGCGACATGTTGCGGTTTTGTCGCGGCATGCCACTTAATATTTTTGACCGCTCTGAAGTAAAACCAACGATTTTCAATGAAGCGTGTCACATTACAGCGGTTACAACGCACGTTTTTgagataaaacataaaaattattatttaccatttgcatttttttttaaaatgagtGTTTTCGATACTGAACTTTTTATATTAGAAATCGAAAAAGAAGAATGTTTATGGAAAACTAATTCTAAAGAATATATTGTTGATCGCTATGCTAAGGCCAAGGCCTGGGTAAATATAgcttcaaaattatttgatgaaTGGGAAGGGTACAAGGAAGAACAAGAACTAAAAAGTAAGTTTTGcctgttaaaaaaattacgaaaatatttttatttcgacaTTATTAATTGTAGTCACCTAACAaagtgtattattactattatcatataataattaataaatagatacattgaaattaattaattaataaatataaaaaatttacgtagatttttgtataaaataataagaataaaagtaaaaattagaaacttacattatgtacctataggtaatataaataatataattaattaattattaaattatgagtataataatatcgaatttttttttaattcatacaaatatataaaattataattataatatataattaaaaaaagttaaacattatttttaatagtttgtattgttttatatgtaaaaattaataaaacttatatattaactaattattaaggagtataatatgatattttaataaaagtagtgATCTTACTTAATTACTATAACGATACTGAAAAGGAACTGACCCTTCATTTACAAAATAGTTTGCAAAATATTCACGTACATCAATTCCTTCATAACGAACACTGGCGTTACCATAGTTTTGAATATCAtccaaatcattaaaaaaagtatctTCAAATTGGTATCCGTCTCTCCTTCGTacatagttatgtaaaatacagCATGCTTTTACAATACAATCTGTAAAATCAGGTTCAACTAATATAGGGGTGTGTAAGACTCTCCATTTATTGGACAAAATGCCAAATGCGCATTCAACATATCGTCTGGCCCTCGACAATCTATAGTTGAAAATTTTTCGTTTTTCATCGAGTCCACGTCCTGGGTACGGTctcaacatatttttatgtaacccAAACGCTTCGTCAGCCACTAAGACAAAGGGTTGCGGTGAATCTGTAGTATTTGGTAGGCAAGTTGGTGTAGGAAGATTTAGTTCTCCGGAATAAAGTTTTCTACCAAACGGACATTCTTTAAAAACGGCAGAATCAGCCTCTTTTCCATAAGCACCGACATCAATGGTCGTGAAACAATATTCTGCATCTACTACacccattaaaataatagaaaaatattttttataattaaaaaatatagacccCGCATTTCTTGGATTCACACATCTGATATGCTTTCCGTCTACAGCCCCGATGCAGTTtggaaaatttgtttttttataaaacttgttTGCTATATCTGTCCATTGCTCTTGACTAGTTGGGGCTGGCATTTCTTTGGGCTGTAAAATGGTCCATAAAACTCGACACGTTTCTTGTATTATTGTTCCAATTGTACTTCgcccaaaaaaaaattcgtattgCAACGCAACAAAATTGGTTCCAGTAGATCTCTACTGGATCAgatatctaaaatgtattaattaatttttgatttttgcaattttttataatttgtttaaaaaccattttgaatgaagtaaataagataataagttatctattttcatattatacttgaTTTGATTTTCATCCGCggaatttatattcttaatttaacattttttttaattattaattttaacaataaggatgtataatttttaactataaataaaagaaattaattaggtaatttaatttttaatttattttacctatttattaattataatttttatattgtatatacaatataatatgataaatataaatataatatgttatattattttgcaataatttatattagtcgAAGAACTGAAAAAAAATGGAAACATTGTAGAGATAACTACGCGAGGGTTATCAATGAAACGAGAAAAATTGCAAGTGGTTCAGaagcaaaaaatgcaaaaaaatacgCATACTTTGACGTACTATCTTTTTTGCAACCTGTCGTCAAGAAAAGGAAGTATGTATGTTGTATAGTAGtgtacattttaagtttacCACATACGATTTTCCATTGGAACCTAGCTATTTTTACCTACCCGTGattctttttttaatgttgatctatcagtttttaatattttttaaaattacaaagcattatatagtaaattattattagttatttattttgtcctGGGTAGGATTTTAGCTTGCAGGCTCACTTGCAAgtaggtattgtatattttattaaacttaaataatcgAATACATGTTATTGAAtagatttagaaaaataattttatcctgCAGTAATTATACAATagccttaataattatattaattttagaactACCGGAAATATTACAAACGATGGTGTACCTATGTATTCTACTGACGCTTTCATTTCTGTGGATGACAGCCTTGTCGAAGAAGATTTTTCAAGCCAAAAAAACGAGTTTCATAATCTTAGTAGTAATACAGAGCACGCTTTTCAAAAagataaaccaaaaaataaagaaaaaataacaaattttcaagCTAGTTTGCtcgatttaatgaaaaatcctCCACTGATACAAAAACCCGAAGACGATGATCctgataaatattttcttctttCTTTTTTAGCAGAATTTAAAAAGAtgaatgaaaatcaaaaattggattttaaaattgaattttcccAATTAGTTAAACGTATTTTGAAACCCTCGTCTCAACCTATACCGGTCGAACatcgtaattttaataatcaaaatgattatatttctaATTCAACGAATACACAAAatccatattattatcaacagttTCTTACAAATTTTCAATCTGGCCTCCCTCAAACAGCTCAAACATATAATAGTTCGTTTCTACCAACTTATCAATCTCCATCAAATACATCTCATCAACAATTTATACCGAATAACCAAACTGATATTCATATTCCACAAGTATCTAATTcatcatttggtgaaaattcatgttaaaataaaattaaaaaacttttttttatatttcaagtattattattattattaataatatcatttatttttagttattttaatatttgaaccttataattatgaagttttaaaattgattatacattttatattttataatgtttttttcttatctatgatttttaaaagttatgcagacttaaattttaatttaacatattttaagtttttaaagaaaataatacaggctataataatataatattataaaatgtaaatataaatttgtataattatgctATTTATGATTACAAAGATACATTTCACagattatgttatgtttttatttctacaatttattactttattttaaattttaaataattaaaaatatttattatttataaaatacccacctagtttaaatttattatcttagttaaatatgtaatatttttagcgTTTCAGTTCAATGTTGCAATATGTctagttatttcaaaaattttgtagtattttgaTTCAATACTGATATATGTGCTTAAGTACTCTTTGTAAATTAATGatacttaaaagttatattataagtaggttTAGCTTTTATAGTAACattacaaatttgaattttctatCCAcgagtataaacaaaaattatgtataattattctaaaatattaggtCTTTTAAAACTGTCATTTCTCAATAATGGTTTTTTGGAGTTGTTGCCGTTTTGAACTGAGGTAACAATATATACactgcataatattgtatattatttttttaattttgtattcaacaTGTATATTACACCTATTACCTACCTTATTGTAAGAGTGAGTCTTTCTTCAGCTGAAATCGGATTTCgaaatgttgtaatttttttggtaatatGTGGTCGTAGTTGTTCCAAAAGTTCGTCAAAAGATGTAATTGACAtcctataatattcaaaaaacttTTGAGGGTATTTTCTGATGTCAGTGTAGAAATTAATGAACCGTTCCTTTTCTtctctatttttattaaaaggaTGAACCCAAAATTCTTTTTCTCTCCTAGGAGAATTTAAATACCCATAGGAATCTGCTACCGATATCACTaatatttgtcaatattttttgatgCCTATATTAGTGGGgacatctatacataatataaataagctggtatttaagtacaatttaagttttttaaca encodes the following:
- the LOC132924843 gene encoding zinc finger MYM-type protein 1-like, translated to MSDGRQRLSGAEYRKRKREKEAVIKKQSNSIKKFLTGSSSSLNISNAVVVQPSEVVDSFSVIDATVPSETTVAKSSTENVISTDPAEWPLIINNDFKTLLVEKGPPAPLNANFVFPSDDQGRKFTQFHYKRSMSNGENVTRTWLVYSISNDVIFCFCCKLFDNSNSKLALEGYNDWRHCTQMLKGHETSKNHLTAYSTWLELSLRLKKTKTIDDVNQRILESECRHWNEVLQRIMSVVQFLGHQNLAFRGSSDQLFKHNNGNFLKLIELMAKYDSVMAEHVRRIINSKKNISHYLGKDIQNEMINLLAQSIKSRIVTIVSEAKYYSIILDCTPDISHSELMTIIIRFVSIEDSKVTIREHFLGFISVENSTGENLCDVLLNILRELNIPLSNMRGQGYDNGANMKGVHSGVQRHIRNINPRAFFVPCSAHSLNLVVNDAAKSSKEAVAFFDIIQKVFNFFSASTIRWQILLKHVKELTLKPGGGILLTAQGGKILSADPACGVFDTELFILEIEKEECLWKTNSKEYIVDRYAKAKAWVNIASKLFDEWEGYKEEQELKIT
- the LOC132924842 gene encoding zinc finger MYM-type protein 1-like, producing MEIKNKGRPTPDLNIKQITKCKTRDYVRQFKNDIYKTNDWICGCSETNRLYCFPCLLFGQKSNDAAWVKNGINDLIHLTSKIKTHEKSMTHINSQLNLKLLGKQDIRQQLSTFELALRGHDEKSNSENPGVFRGLINFSSELDSVLKCHIENSSVFKGLSKSIQNDLLECCLAVCQQRIKNEIKQAEYISVMADETTDVSAQFQLSIIFRYLLSDGTPGERFWGFFNPTGHDAKSLSECIIFNLEKVLKSLDMLICQSYDGANVMSGRLNGVQKIINNSYKNAHFIHCYAHQLNLILIQATSQNREIRIFFSNLTDITNFFSNSPQRVTVLDKIVKHRVPRSSNTRWNFKSRIVNTVYENLESLIECMKEIESTFNQTIPINQAGALHRMLIDDRFIFWLRVFHSLMPHVDILYNQLQKPTMDPVELSKAIFRFEENILKERQNIDNIFETSQNHPTKKRKHDDTIETRKIAAKEVCDIFIVNVKERFDYKNHLNASHLFLSTKFLMYENNFPGDHFNKTIEAYPFLDVTKLKTELQLFYKRTDFPEAERSFSTLKRIKTFLRNSMTEDRLTALAMLSIEKRMINNIPNFNEEVINRFAEKKERRIDLTYKYVPEI